Below is a window of Halolamina sp. CBA1230 DNA.
CACGCAATCGACGTACGCCTCGCCTAGCGGGGCGAGCGAGTCGAGTACCAGCTCCGTCGCCCGTTCGTAGGGGACTTCGGGCGGCTCACCCGGCGGCAGCGGCGCGAGGAGGTCCCACTCCCGAAGCGTCTCGCCCTCGATAGCGTCGCGGCGGGCCGCGAGCAGGTCGTGGTGGGGGCCGAGCCGGTCGGCGACCCCCTCGATCACGGTCTCGTACGCCGCCGTCGGGTACGGGCCGCCGAGGCTCTGGTCGTCCCCGTTCAGCCGCCGCGCCAGCGCGGAGTCGTACCCCCTGGCATCGGCGCGACGACAGTCCGCACGGATCCGCTTGACGTACGCCGACGCCATCCCGCTGCGGTGGCGGCGCAGTGCCGCCCGGAAGCGCTCATGGGTGGCACGGCGGACCCCCCGATCACGGGAGCGCAGCAGCGCCGACTTCGCCGCCGGCGTCACGCGGCGCTCGCCGTCGTCGGTCTCGACGGTCGGCGGATCGACGTCGCCGTCGGCGATCGCCCGCCCGACATCGCTCCCGCCCTCCAGAGCCGGCGCAAGCGTCGCCAGCACCGACTCGGTTTCCTCCGTGAGCGCGTAGTCGGCGCTCGCGAGCAGTCGGTCGAGGTGAGTCTCGTGCCGGTCGAGTTCGGGCGTCGACGCGCGGATCGACTCGACACGCTCCCGGCCGGCCGCGGCGAGTTCGGGGACGAGAAACCCCATCGCCGACGCCATCTCCGCGGCCAGGTCGCGGTAGCGGACGAACCGCTCCCGGGCCGCGTCGTCGGTGGTGTCGACGTAGCTGGTGAGGAAGGCGTACTGGTGGAGCCGGCCCAGGCGGCCCACCGCCAACTCCTCGACGAGATCCAGCAGTTCGGCCAGCGTCTCGCCGCTCTCGACGACGTGACCCTCGTAGGCGCACAGGTCGTCGAGGCGGTCCTCGAACGTCTCGGCGGCGGCCGCCCAGTCGGCCGGCGAGTCGAACACGAGCGACGGGTCCCACTTCTCGTCGTCCGGGACCTCCTCGCGTGTCGGCAGGGACATTGCTCTGGCTGTCGGGGCGGTGGACGAAAAGTGTTCGCTGAAACGAGTAGCAGTCAGAAAGGTGACTCTTCAGCCGCTCACTCCTCGCGCAGTCGCTCGTACACCGTCGGATGGCTCAGCAGGTTCGCCGCCGTGAGCGCGAACAGCACCACGCCGACGGCGACGACCAGCTGGGTGTACGGGTCCGGCGGCGCCACCAGCACCGTGAGTGGGAGCGCGACGACGAGGATCGCGAGGGTGATGCCGACGAACCGGCCGCGCCGCGTTTCGAGCATGGGGTCCGTAGCGTTCCGGCCGAACGTAAACCTCAGCCCTTGATGTTGCAGACCGGGAACGTCCGCGCGACCTTGTCGCCGATCCCCAGTTCGTCGCTGACCCGAACCACTTCGTCGACGTCCTTGTACACGCCGGGAGCCTCTTCGGCGATCGTCGCCCCGGAGTTGGCCTTCACGTAGACGTGCTCCTGCTCGGCGAGGTCGTCCTGCACGTCGCCGCCCCAGAACTCCGACTTGGCCTGCGTGCGGGACATCAGCCGCCCCGCACCGTGGGCGGTGGAGCCGAACGTCTCCGCGAGCGAGCGCTCGCCGCCTTTCAGCACGTAGCTACCGGCGCCCATCGAGCCGGGGATGATCACGGGCTGGCCCACGTCGCGGTACGCCGGTGGCACCTCCTCGCGCCCCGGCGGGAACGCCCGCGTGGCGCCCTTGCGGTGGACGAACAGCTCGCGGTCCTCGCCGTCCACGTCGTGGGTCTCGCGCTTGGCGATGTTGTGGGCCACGTCGTACAGCAGTTCCACGTCCGCGGTGTCGACGCTGTCGAACACGTCCGTGAGCGTCTCCCGCGTCCGGTGGGTGATCAGTTGGCGGTTCACCCACGCGAAGTTCACCGCGGCACACATCGCGCCGTAGTACTCCGCGGCGAGTTCCGAGCCCGCGGGGGCGGCCGCGAGATCCTTGTCCGGCAGTTCGTCGAGCAGATCACCGTGCTGTTGCTCGATCTTTCGGACGTAGTTCGAACAGATCTGGTGGCCCAGCCCGCGGCTGCCGCAGTGGATCAGCACGACGATCTGGCCCTCCTCCAGGCCGTAGGCGTCGGCGACCGCGTCGTCGAACGTGTCGGTCACGCGCTGGACCTCGAGGAAGTGGTTGCCCGAGCCGAGACTGCCCATCTGGTTCATCCCGCGGTCCTTCGCCTTCTTCGAGACGAACTCCGGCTTCGCGTCCGGGCGCCTGCCCTCGTCCTCGCAGTGTTTGAGGTCGTCCTCGGTCGCGTACCCCTGCTCAACGGCCCACTCGACGCCGCGTTCGAGCGCGCCCTCGACGGCGTCGCGGCTGCCGTCGATGACGCCGCCGCCGCCGAGGCCGGAGGGGACCGCGTCGAACAGCGCGTCGACGAGTTCCTCCTCGCGGCCGCGCATGTCGTCGTACGTGAGCGGCGTGCGGAGCATCCGGACGCCGCAGTTGATGTCGAAGCCGACCGCTCCCGGCGAGATACAGCCGTTCTCGGCGTCGATGGCGCCGACGCCGCCGACCGGGAACCCGTACCCCTGGTGGGCGTCGGGCATCGCCAGCGCGTACTTCGTCATCCCGGGGAGATGGGCGGCGTTTTTGAGCTGCTGGAGGCTGTCGTCCTCGCCGATGTCGTCGAGCAGCGCCTCGCTCGCGAGCACGCGACCGGGAACCTCCATGTCGCCCTCCTGGGGGATCTCCCAGACGTGCTCCCGGACGCGTTCGAGCGTCACGTCGCCGAACTCCTTCGTGGTCATACCCGTTGTTGGGTCCGACGTGGAAAGACCGTTGCGTGTCAGTCGGCCGTCGGCGTTGGCTCGTCCCCGCGCCACTGGACGTCGGCGTCGGTGTCGAACCGCTCGGCCAGCCAGCGGTCGAGCGAGTACGCGCCGCCGCCGGTGATCACCAGCACCGACACCAGCCCGAACAGCGAGACGTGGGCCATCACGGGGTCGTCGGGCAGGCCGAACAGCGTGGTCGTGAACATCAGGATCGCCACCCCGCAGCCGGCGCGGGTGAACAGCCCCAGCGCGAGCGCGATCCCCAGCGCCACCTCCGTCAGCGCGGCGCCGACGACCCACAGCTCCGGCGAGACGGGGACGACCGCGGTGAGGTCGTACTTCGCGACGACGGCCAGCGCCTGCCCGGGCATGAGCAGCTTCTGGACGATCCCGAGATAGACGAACGAAGCGCCCAGCCCGACGCGGACGACCACCGGCACGAGGTCGTCGCGGGCGGCGAGGCGCTCGCCGATCGGCGCGAGCGTCTCCCGAACGGGATCGATCCGCTGGTACACCGACCCCTCGGCGTTCGACAGCCGCGAGAACACGTGGTCCGCGCTCGGGCGCCCGCCGCCGAGCAGGAGGATCGCCAGCAGGCCCGGCGCGTACTCCAGCGCCAGCAGCAGCGCCGGGCTGAGCGCCAGCCCGAGAGCGTAGCCCGCCAGCCCGACCGCCGCGGCGAGCCGCGTCGCGAAGCCGAACACGAGCAGGAACCCAACGCCGATCCCGAACAAGCGGACGGCCGGCCCCGGGAGCCCCAGGAACTCGGCGGTCGCCACCGGCGAGAACAGGTAGCCCGTGAAGCCCGCCCCCACCAGCGGCAGGCCGATCGCGAGGCGGGCGAGCCACGGCAGCAGGTCGTCGTAGCTCCGGAGCGTCGTCCGGAGCACGGCGAGATCCGTCCGGAGCGGTCGGAAACGGAGCCAGCCAGCCCCCGCGACGACGGTCCCGACGCCGCCGCCGAACAGCAGCGCCAGCGCGAGCGGATCCGACGCGACCGCGCCGAGCAGTTCGCCGATCCGGCCCTCGCCGCCCGGCGTGACGTAGCGGACGTGTGCCAGCGCCCGAGCCGGAACGGCGGCGAGGAGCAGGACGACTGCGGCCGCCGCGGGGGCGATGTGGCGTGTCATACTCCAAACTGTGGCCGGCGGCTGAAAGGTCGTTCGCCCGGGGAACTACGTGGGTCGATCACGGAGAGGCGTGCATGTCGACGACCAGACGGTGTCCCGACTGCGGTGTCACGCTCGAGGAGATGACGATGCGGACCTCCGACGGGTTCGAACTCCACCTCGTCACCGACGAGCCGAAGGAGGGAATCCTGGGGAGCCTCGGCGCGAAAGAGAAGGTGAAGCCGACGACGTACGCCTGTCCCGAGTGCGGGCTCGTGCGGCAGTACGTCGAGGAGTGAGGCGTTCAGACGTCGAACACGACGTACGCCTCCCACCCCCCGTCGACGCGCTCGACGCGCATCTCGGAGTACGTCACGGCCTTCACCTCCCGGGCGGTCACCGCCGAGAGCGGCACCCCCCGGTAGCTCGCGTCGACGACCCACTCGCCGTTCCCGTCGACGCTAGCCTCGTTGTCGACGGGCAGCACCGACCGCACGTCCCGTTCGTAGATCAGCTGGTCGAGGTAGTCGTACATCGCCGCCTCCGGGTTCTCCGCGACGACGCGGAGGTCGGCACGCTCGCCGCCGTCGGGGGCGTCCGCGGCCGGCCAGTCGTTACACATCGCCGCCGCGAGCCCGTCGGCGACGGCGGCGAACGTCGCCCCCAGATGCTCGCCGTGGGCTTCGACCGCCACGTCGGCGGTGTGCTCGCGGAGCTCGAACGCCGCCATCAGTTCTGCCCGTCCCGGTCCTCGTTCGACTCCTCGGCGGGCTGCTGGTCGGTCGCCTCACGCTGGCCGGCGTCGCGGTCGGCGGCCTCCGCGGGAGGCTCGTCGGTCTCCTCCTGCTGGTCGGCGTCGCGGCCGGCGGCCTCCGCGGGCTGCCGGTCCGTCTCCTCGCGCTCGGCGGGGTCGCGTCCGGCCATCTCCGCCGGGCGCCGCTCGGTCTCGTCGGCCTCGGTCGCGTAGCGGCCGGCCTCCTCGGCGGGCGTGACGTTCGCGTCGTCCGTCTCGAGCCCGTGTGCCCACTCGGCCGGCGTGTCAGCGTCGGGGGCGGGCCCCTCGGCCTCGGGTCGCTCCCGCCGGGCGATGTCGTCGGGCGTCGTCGCCCGCTCGGGGTCGATGGACTCGTCGTACGTGCTCGATCGGTCGGGGTCGACCGACTCCGACCGGCGGATCGTCGGGGAGTCCTTCTCGG
It encodes the following:
- a CDS encoding M3 family oligoendopeptidase; translation: MSLPTREEVPDDEKWDPSLVFDSPADWAAAAETFEDRLDDLCAYEGHVVESGETLAELLDLVEELAVGRLGRLHQYAFLTSYVDTTDDAARERFVRYRDLAAEMASAMGFLVPELAAAGRERVESIRASTPELDRHETHLDRLLASADYALTEETESVLATLAPALEGGSDVGRAIADGDVDPPTVETDDGERRVTPAAKSALLRSRDRGVRRATHERFRAALRRHRSGMASAYVKRIRADCRRADARGYDSALARRLNGDDQSLGGPYPTAAYETVIEGVADRLGPHHDLLAARRDAIEGETLREWDLLAPLPPGEPPEVPYERATELVLDSLAPLGEAYVDCVAEVLAERRVDVRETANKRRGPKAIQNTAVGTGPFLALNYDGSLRALLLFTHELGHAMNRELAADAQQPIDQGVPEHTGEVASFAHETLLVDHLAETWDGTDALHARSVFLDKLPLYRAARGATFVHGLHEAVADGADPGPDALDERHRDLLGEFKAPVELGEHAGAGWQEIDLAREPYHAYLYATGSVGALALVRALREGDLTPERYREMLARGRSVRSNEAFQPTLDFTDAATVDRGIDSYADRVDAFLDALADVR
- a CDS encoding RtcB family protein codes for the protein MTTKEFGDVTLERVREHVWEIPQEGDMEVPGRVLASEALLDDIGEDDSLQQLKNAAHLPGMTKYALAMPDAHQGYGFPVGGVGAIDAENGCISPGAVGFDINCGVRMLRTPLTYDDMRGREEELVDALFDAVPSGLGGGGVIDGSRDAVEGALERGVEWAVEQGYATEDDLKHCEDEGRRPDAKPEFVSKKAKDRGMNQMGSLGSGNHFLEVQRVTDTFDDAVADAYGLEEGQIVVLIHCGSRGLGHQICSNYVRKIEQQHGDLLDELPDKDLAAAPAGSELAAEYYGAMCAAVNFAWVNRQLITHRTRETLTDVFDSVDTADVELLYDVAHNIAKRETHDVDGEDRELFVHRKGATRAFPPGREEVPPAYRDVGQPVIIPGSMGAGSYVLKGGERSLAETFGSTAHGAGRLMSRTQAKSEFWGGDVQDDLAEQEHVYVKANSGATIAEEAPGVYKDVDEVVRVSDELGIGDKVARTFPVCNIKG
- a CDS encoding DoxX family protein — encoded protein: MTRHIAPAAAAVVLLLAAVPARALAHVRYVTPGGEGRIGELLGAVASDPLALALLFGGGVGTVVAGAGWLRFRPLRTDLAVLRTTLRSYDDLLPWLARLAIGLPLVGAGFTGYLFSPVATAEFLGLPGPAVRLFGIGVGFLLVFGFATRLAAAVGLAGYALGLALSPALLLALEYAPGLLAILLLGGGRPSADHVFSRLSNAEGSVYQRIDPVRETLAPIGERLAARDDLVPVVVRVGLGASFVYLGIVQKLLMPGQALAVVAKYDLTAVVPVSPELWVVGAALTEVALGIALALGLFTRAGCGVAILMFTTTLFGLPDDPVMAHVSLFGLVSVLVITGGGAYSLDRWLAERFDTDADVQWRGDEPTPTAD
- a CDS encoding archease, encoding MAAFELREHTADVAVEAHGEHLGATFAAVADGLAAAMCNDWPAADAPDGGERADLRVVAENPEAAMYDYLDQLIYERDVRSVLPVDNEASVDGNGEWVVDASYRGVPLSAVTAREVKAVTYSEMRVERVDGGWEAYVVFDV